From one Macrobrachium nipponense isolate FS-2020 chromosome 37, ASM1510439v2, whole genome shotgun sequence genomic stretch:
- the LOC135208923 gene encoding uncharacterized protein LOC135208923 yields the protein MKTPVALLLSALVGAAVADNRNSYSAPGGSPAGGFAGAGAGGGFSSGGSSFGTFSGGSFGRSSGGSSGGFSGGNTGGYSSGGSSGRPGSGGSSQPWPFPGVLQEAVGGKINSNLIAEGTGSYSNAGSSGPFGGGALGGSGAGFSSGGSFGGIGQHGSAGGGFGGHAGVSTGSSFGGNFGGSSGNGFGSGGFSGGSFGGGASSGSFAGSSGGYAPPH from the exons ATG aaaACTCCAGTTGCTCTTCTTCTGTCTGCTCTGGTCGGGGCAGCTGTAGCTGACAACCGCAACAGCTACTCAGCCCCTGGAGGATCACCTGCTGGAGGCTTTGCAGGTGCCGGAGCAGGTGGTGGTTTCTCCAGTGGAGGCTCTTCCTTCGGTACCTTCTCTGGTGGGTCTTTCGGTAGGTCTTCAGGTGGTTCTTCAGGTGGCTTCTCAGGTGGTAATACTGGTGGATATTCCTCTGGTGGATCAAGTGGCAGACCAGGATCTGGAGGCTCGTCCCAGCCATGGCCATTTCCAGGCGTCCTGCAAGAGGCTGTTGGAGGAAAGATAAACTCTAACCTCATTGCTGAAGGCACAGGGAGCTACTCAAATGCTGGATCATCTGGACCATTTGGAGGAGGAGCTCTAGGAGGATCGGGAGCTGGATTTAGCTCCGGTGGTTCATTTGGAGGGATTGGACAACATGGATCAGCTGGAGGTGGATTTGGAGGTCACGCTGGAGTATCTACCGGAAGTAGCTTTGGCGGCAACTTTGGAGGTTCCAGTGGAAATGGATTTGGCTCAGGAGGCTTTTCTGGTGGCTCTTTTGGAGGTGGAGCATCTAGTGGTTCGTTTGCAGGATCCAGCGGTGGTTATGCTCCTCCACACTAA
- the LOC135208924 gene encoding keratin, type I cytoskeletal 9-like, with translation MPVGALHSHLLTTRKMKTPVALLLSALIGAAVADSRNSYSAPGGSSAGGFAGAGAGGGFSMDGSSFGTFSGGSFDGSSGGFSGGNAGGISSLADQVADQDLEARPSHGHFQASYKRLLEER, from the exons ATGCCCGTCGGTGCACTTCACAGTCATCTGCTGACCACGAGGAAAATG AAAACTCCAGTTGCTCTTCTTCTGTCTGCTCTGATCGGGGCAGCTGTAGCTGACAGCCGCAACAGCTACTCAGCCCCTGGAGGATCATCTGCTGGAGGCTTTGCAGGTGCCGGAGCAGGTGGTGGTTTCTCCATGGATGGCTCTTCCTTCGGTACCTTCTCTGGTGGGTCTTTCGATGGGTCTTCAGGTGGCTTCTCAGGTGGTAATGCTGGTGGTATTTCTTCTCTGGCGGATCAAGTGGCAGACCAGGATCTGGAGGCTCGTCCCAGCCATGGCCATTTCCAGGCGTCCTACAAGAGGCTCTTGGAGGAAAGATAA